A stretch of the Flavobacterium aquiphilum genome encodes the following:
- a CDS encoding TonB-dependent receptor plug domain-containing protein yields MGMYSFAQTAFVKGIVLNEKNLPVEGVNVSCSDSKTQTNGKGFYQIAVPSNQNVIVEFTHVSLKKVSLKLLLSSNEVYEFNMNMNAYEEQMGEVVINSNNKKTVQGIITFEAKDIRFIPGANAGIENVLKTLPGVNSNNELSTQYSVRGGNYDENLVYVNEVEVYRPFLIRSGQQEGLSFTNTDLVQNIEFSAGGFQAKYGDKMSSVLDITYRNPTQFGANLEISFLGGSLSVDAVSKDKKWSAITGIRYRNNSLLVNSQETQTNYTPTFADLQTNINYQASSKWQWSFLGNISQNKYLYQPLTRQTNFGTADAPMALAVYYNGIEKDKYSTYFGALKTTYEVDDTFTLKIIGSVFHTIEQEYFDIYAQYRLGEVDTNIGSDTYGDITYSRGVGSQLNHARNDLDALIANLEVKGLKNWKQNQIEWGVKYTRENIRDRISEWEVIDSAGFSIRPPIVLPKNDEPYQPYEGLLIPYQYVKVKNFTNINRFSAYAQWGRKDNWGRNEIWYNLGARMQSWEVTGDNLESNLQTVFSPRGQFAIKPDWKKDMLFRFTVGVYSQPPFYRELRDYNGVVQPDVKAQKSLNFVLGNDYSFKMWQRPFKLVTEAYYKKMTDVNPYTIDNVRIRYAADNNAVAYAQGLDLRLNGEFVPGTDSWVSFGYMKTEENIDNRGYISRPTDQRLKFGLLFQDYMPKIPSLKLYLNLVYNTGLPGGSPAYADPYLYQNRLKDYRRADVGFSKVFIDQKTGMSKKKFFKNFKELSLGFEIFNLFDNQNAITNTWVRDVYTKTEYAIPNYMTTRVFNLKLNVRL; encoded by the coding sequence ATGGGAATGTATTCATTTGCTCAAACGGCTTTTGTAAAAGGGATCGTTTTGAACGAAAAAAACCTTCCGGTTGAAGGCGTGAATGTATCGTGCTCCGATTCTAAAACTCAAACTAATGGAAAGGGGTTTTATCAAATTGCTGTCCCTTCGAATCAAAATGTAATCGTTGAATTTACACATGTCTCTTTAAAAAAAGTTAGTTTAAAACTTTTATTATCCTCAAATGAAGTTTATGAGTTCAACATGAATATGAACGCTTATGAGGAGCAGATGGGAGAGGTTGTAATCAATAGCAATAATAAAAAAACGGTTCAGGGTATTATTACTTTTGAAGCCAAGGACATTCGTTTTATTCCTGGAGCCAATGCCGGTATCGAAAATGTTTTGAAAACATTGCCGGGAGTCAATTCGAATAATGAATTGAGTACACAATATTCTGTTCGTGGCGGTAATTATGACGAGAATTTGGTTTACGTGAATGAGGTCGAAGTTTATCGTCCATTTTTGATTCGGTCTGGACAACAGGAAGGATTAAGTTTTACGAATACTGATTTGGTTCAGAATATAGAATTCTCGGCGGGAGGTTTTCAGGCGAAATATGGAGACAAAATGTCTTCGGTTTTGGACATTACTTATAGAAACCCAACACAATTTGGTGCCAATCTTGAAATAAGCTTTCTTGGCGGAAGCCTTTCTGTCGATGCAGTTTCAAAAGATAAAAAATGGTCGGCGATTACGGGAATAAGGTATCGAAATAACAGCCTACTTGTGAATAGTCAGGAAACGCAAACCAATTATACTCCAACTTTTGCCGATTTGCAAACTAATATCAATTATCAGGCTTCATCCAAATGGCAATGGAGTTTTCTAGGAAATATTTCTCAAAATAAGTATTTGTATCAACCATTGACACGTCAAACCAATTTTGGTACAGCCGATGCTCCAATGGCTCTTGCTGTTTATTACAATGGTATAGAAAAAGATAAATACAGTACTTATTTTGGTGCATTAAAAACGACCTATGAGGTGGATGATACTTTTACACTGAAAATTATTGGCTCCGTATTTCATACCATCGAGCAGGAATATTTTGATATTTATGCGCAATACCGTTTGGGTGAAGTTGATACAAATATCGGTTCGGATACTTATGGTGATATAACTTATTCAAGAGGCGTGGGTTCGCAGCTCAATCACGCTCGAAATGATTTGGATGCTTTAATTGCCAATTTGGAAGTGAAGGGTTTGAAAAACTGGAAGCAAAATCAAATCGAATGGGGAGTAAAATACACCAGAGAAAATATCCGTGATCGAATTTCGGAATGGGAAGTTATTGACTCGGCTGGATTTTCTATACGACCGCCAATTGTATTGCCCAAAAATGATGAGCCTTATCAGCCTTATGAAGGTCTGTTGATTCCTTACCAATATGTAAAAGTCAAAAACTTCACCAACATTAACCGATTTTCGGCTTATGCGCAATGGGGACGAAAAGATAACTGGGGAAGAAATGAAATTTGGTATAATTTGGGTGCCCGAATGCAGAGTTGGGAAGTGACGGGAGATAATTTAGAAAGCAATTTGCAAACTGTTTTTAGTCCGAGGGGGCAATTTGCCATCAAACCCGATTGGAAAAAAGATATGCTTTTTAGGTTTACTGTTGGGGTTTATAGTCAACCTCCTTTTTATAGGGAGTTGCGCGATTATAACGGCGTGGTACAGCCTGATGTTAAAGCTCAAAAATCTTTAAATTTTGTTTTGGGAAATGATTATAGTTTCAAAATGTGGCAACGACCTTTTAAATTGGTTACCGAAGCTTATTATAAAAAGATGACAGATGTGAATCCTTATACGATTGATAATGTAAGGATTCGTTATGCAGCAGACAATAATGCGGTTGCCTATGCGCAAGGATTGGATTTGCGCTTGAATGGTGAATTTGTTCCGGGAACGGATTCGTGGGTTAGTTTCGGTTATATGAAAACTGAAGAGAATATCGATAATAGAGGATATATTTCTAGACCAACTGACCAACGCTTGAAATTTGGACTTTTATTTCAAGACTATATGCCAAAGATTCCGAGTTTGAAATTGTATTTGAATTTGGTTTACAATACTGGATTACCGGGTGGTTCACCTGCTTATGCTGATCCTTATTTGTACCAAAACCGATTGAAGGATTATCGTCGTGCAGATGTAGGGTTTTCAAAAGTTTTTATCGATCAGAAAACGGGAATGTCAAAGAAGAAGTTTTTCAAGAACTTTAAAGAATTGTCTTTAGGATTTGAGATTTTCAATCTTTTTGATAATCAGAATGCTATAACGAATACTTGGGTTCGGGATGTTTATACGAAAACGGAATATGCAATTCCAAATTATATGACCACACGAGTTTTTAACTTGAAGTTGAATGTGAGGTTGTAG
- a CDS encoding DUF2971 domain-containing protein, with protein sequence MYLNNPNIKLPEDSDTIVWKYLDLSKFLDLLLSRKLFMSRSDKFEDQYEGTFSEPTFEEIKKLSIDNPDFLNYYKTHREKVAISSWHINEYESFAMWQIFTQNSEGLAIQSTVKRLQDALHPENNHKQYIGEVNYIDYKKEYIPFDDMFFPFLFKRKSFQYEREVRIITDVAEDNIKLNDGLKINVDINQLIEKIYIHPKSENWYKNLVIQLVKQLGFDFQIEKSDLESDILI encoded by the coding sequence ATGTACCTCAACAATCCCAACATAAAACTTCCGGAAGATTCAGATACCATTGTGTGGAAATACCTGGATTTGTCAAAGTTTTTGGATTTATTGCTTTCCCGAAAACTATTTATGTCACGGTCGGATAAATTTGAGGATCAATACGAAGGTACTTTTAGCGAACCTACGTTTGAGGAAATCAAAAAACTCTCCATTGACAATCCTGATTTTTTGAATTACTACAAAACACATCGGGAAAAAGTAGCCATAAGTAGTTGGCACATCAATGAATATGAATCGTTTGCCATGTGGCAAATTTTCACCCAAAACAGCGAAGGATTAGCCATACAGTCCACAGTAAAAAGACTTCAGGATGCGCTGCACCCAGAAAACAATCACAAGCAATACATTGGCGAAGTCAATTATATCGATTACAAAAAAGAATACATTCCGTTTGACGACATGTTTTTCCCTTTTTTGTTCAAACGAAAAAGTTTTCAGTACGAGCGTGAAGTGCGCATCATCACTGACGTGGCCGAAGACAACATCAAATTAAACGACGGTTTGAAAATCAATGTAGACATCAATCAATTAATTGAAAAAATCTACATTCATCCCAAATCCGAGAATTGGTATAAAAATTTGGTGATTCAGTTGGTAAAACAACTAGGATTTGATTTCCAAATTGAAAAATCTGATTTGGAGAGCGATATTTTGATTTAG
- a CDS encoding ABC transporter ATP-binding protein, producing the protein MDENLRKIFPYIKPYKSHVTLNVFYNVLYALFSTLSFISLIPMMQVLFDKAEKVTSEPVYKGIFDITKYGKDYLYFYISQLSEESGPQYALVLVVSIVISTFLLKNIFNYLASNHLTLLKNGVLKDLRNTMYNKIIELPVSYYSEKRKGDIMARMLGDVGEVQNSFFAILELIVKEPMTIVFTIVAMFVISVKLTLFVFVFIPVSGYLISIVGKSLKSKSERIQSEGGHLISIVEESLSGMKVVKSYNAENSFKNKFNDSVMRLLHLSNSIGKKNNLASPMSEFMGIVVIAVLLWYGGNMVLVEKLTNGQPLLDGAKFLAYMGLAYNILTPAKAISKATYSVKSGMAAAKRVFEVLEVENTITDKPDAIVKKSFDNIITLENINFKYEDENVLHHFSLEVPKGKTVALVGQSGSGKSTITNLLTRFYDVQEGNIKIDGIDIKDMTLTSLRDLLGLVTQDSILFNDTIKNNILIGKPDATDEEIIEALKVANAYEFVKDLPNGIYSNIGDAGNKLSGGQKQRLSIARAVLKNPPIMILDEATSALDTESEKFVQVALENMMQNRTSIVIAHRLSTIQKADLIVVMKKGKIVEQGKHEELIAMNGTYNKLVNMQSLE; encoded by the coding sequence ATGGACGAAAATTTAAGAAAAATATTTCCCTATATAAAGCCTTACAAATCACACGTAACTTTAAATGTGTTTTATAATGTTTTATATGCGCTTTTCAGCACGCTATCATTTATATCATTAATTCCTATGATGCAAGTGCTATTCGATAAAGCAGAAAAAGTAACTTCAGAGCCTGTTTACAAAGGCATTTTTGACATAACAAAATATGGCAAAGATTATTTATATTTTTACATTTCTCAATTATCCGAAGAAAGCGGTCCTCAATATGCTTTAGTTTTAGTCGTTTCGATAGTAATATCAACTTTCTTGCTAAAAAATATTTTCAACTATTTAGCTTCAAATCATTTAACACTCCTAAAAAATGGAGTTTTAAAAGATTTGAGAAATACAATGTATAATAAGATTATTGAACTTCCTGTTTCCTATTATTCCGAAAAAAGAAAAGGTGACATCATGGCCCGTATGCTGGGCGATGTTGGCGAAGTTCAAAACTCCTTCTTTGCAATTTTAGAATTAATTGTAAAAGAACCAATGACAATAGTGTTTACCATCGTTGCCATGTTTGTTATCAGTGTCAAACTAACGCTTTTCGTCTTCGTTTTCATACCTGTTTCCGGGTATTTAATTTCAATAGTCGGGAAATCACTCAAATCAAAATCAGAACGAATTCAATCCGAAGGTGGTCATCTAATTTCGATTGTTGAAGAATCGCTTTCAGGAATGAAAGTGGTAAAAAGCTACAATGCCGAGAATAGCTTCAAAAACAAATTCAATGATTCTGTCATGAGACTATTACATCTGTCTAACAGCATTGGCAAAAAAAACAATCTTGCTTCACCAATGAGTGAATTCATGGGGATAGTTGTTATTGCCGTTTTACTTTGGTATGGCGGAAATATGGTACTGGTTGAAAAATTGACAAATGGACAACCTTTATTGGACGGAGCCAAATTCCTTGCATACATGGGATTGGCCTATAATATTTTAACTCCTGCCAAAGCAATTTCAAAAGCTACCTATTCTGTAAAAAGCGGTATGGCTGCGGCAAAACGTGTATTTGAAGTTTTGGAAGTTGAAAACACCATTACCGACAAACCAGACGCTATAGTTAAAAAATCGTTTGACAATATCATTACTCTTGAGAACATCAATTTCAAGTATGAAGATGAAAATGTTTTGCATCATTTTTCTTTAGAAGTCCCTAAAGGCAAAACTGTGGCTCTTGTTGGTCAGTCGGGTAGCGGAAAAAGTACCATTACCAACTTATTGACCCGTTTTTATGATGTTCAGGAAGGGAATATAAAAATTGACGGTATCGACATCAAAGACATGACTTTGACTTCTTTACGTGATTTGCTTGGCTTGGTGACTCAGGATTCGATCCTTTTCAACGATACCATAAAAAACAATATCCTTATTGGAAAACCAGATGCTACTGATGAAGAAATTATCGAAGCGTTAAAAGTTGCCAATGCCTACGAATTTGTCAAAGATTTACCAAACGGAATTTATTCCAATATTGGTGACGCAGGAAACAAACTTTCCGGTGGGCAAAAACAACGTCTTTCGATTGCCCGAGCTGTTTTGAAAAATCCTCCTATTATGATTTTGGACGAAGCAACATCTGCTTTGGATACCGAAAGCGAAAAATTCGTTCAAGTTGCCTTGGAAAACATGATGCAAAACCGAACTTCAATTGTAATTGCTCACCGTCTTTCGACCATTCAAAAAGCTGATTTGATAGTTGTAATGAAAAAGGGAAAAATCGTAGAACAAGGAAAACACGAAGAACTTATTGCCATGAATGGCACTTACAACAAATTGGTAAATATGCAGTCTCTCGAATAG
- a CDS encoding phospho-sugar mutase, with protein sequence MHIPQNILDALNEWLTPTFDNETQVAVKELMTTSPKELEDSFYKNLEFGTGGMRGVMGVGNNRINKYTLGKNTQGLSNYMQSVFPGEALKVVIAYDCRHNSQTLAKVVADVFSANGIQVYLFSDLRPTPELSFALKYLGCQCGIVLTASHNPPEYNGYKVYWQDGGQIVPPQDGEIIQAIEKLNYNEINFAADEKLIQYIDTEIDEAFVKSSVENASFNTPQEAKDNLNIVFTSLHGTSIMSVPATLEKAGYKNVNIVPEQAKPDGNFPTVKSPNPEEPEALTMALALADKLNADIVVGTDPDCDRLGVAVRNNEGKMILLNGNQTMILMTAFLLEQWKKAGKINGKQFVGSTIVSTPMIMELATAYGVECKVGLTGFKWIAKMIKDFPELEFIGGGEESFGFMVGDAVRDKDAVAATLLICEVAAQAKAKGTSVYNTLLQYYVDFGFYKEHLVSLTKKGKEGLAEINQMMVSLRENPLKEINGQRVVMVEDYKSSIAKNLFTGEEETMDIPKSDVLIYYTEDGSKICARPSGTEPKIKFYISVKTELDSVANFTKVEETLNEKIKNIITAMQLN encoded by the coding sequence ATGCACATTCCTCAAAACATTTTAGATGCTTTAAACGAATGGTTGACACCAACATTCGACAACGAAACACAAGTAGCGGTTAAAGAATTAATGACCACTTCACCAAAAGAATTAGAAGATAGCTTTTATAAAAATTTAGAATTCGGAACGGGCGGTATGCGAGGTGTAATGGGAGTTGGGAACAACCGCATCAACAAATATACGCTTGGAAAGAACACTCAAGGACTTTCCAATTATATGCAATCTGTGTTTCCGGGAGAGGCTTTGAAAGTTGTTATTGCTTACGATTGCCGTCATAACAGTCAAACTTTGGCCAAAGTGGTTGCCGATGTTTTCTCTGCCAATGGCATTCAGGTATATTTATTTTCGGACTTGAGACCTACTCCAGAATTGTCTTTTGCACTTAAATATTTAGGATGCCAATGCGGTATTGTACTAACGGCTTCACACAATCCGCCGGAATACAATGGTTACAAAGTGTATTGGCAAGATGGCGGGCAAATTGTTCCTCCGCAGGACGGAGAAATTATCCAAGCCATCGAAAAACTGAATTATAACGAAATCAATTTTGCTGCTGATGAAAAATTGATACAATATATTGATACCGAAATCGATGAGGCTTTTGTAAAATCATCGGTTGAAAATGCTAGTTTCAATACTCCACAAGAAGCCAAAGACAACTTGAATATTGTATTTACTTCTTTACACGGAACTTCGATCATGTCTGTTCCTGCGACTTTGGAAAAAGCGGGTTATAAAAACGTGAACATCGTTCCGGAGCAAGCTAAACCGGACGGAAATTTCCCAACAGTGAAATCACCAAACCCAGAAGAACCGGAAGCTTTGACAATGGCACTTGCTTTGGCTGACAAACTAAATGCCGATATCGTTGTGGGTACCGACCCTGACTGTGACCGTTTGGGAGTTGCTGTTAGAAACAACGAAGGCAAAATGATTTTGTTGAACGGAAATCAAACCATGATTTTGATGACGGCTTTCTTATTGGAACAATGGAAAAAAGCCGGAAAAATAAATGGAAAACAATTTGTGGGCTCTACGATTGTTTCTACACCAATGATCATGGAATTGGCAACTGCTTATGGCGTGGAATGTAAAGTAGGATTGACCGGCTTCAAATGGATTGCCAAAATGATCAAAGATTTCCCTGAACTGGAATTTATTGGTGGTGGAGAAGAAAGCTTTGGTTTCATGGTTGGTGATGCGGTTCGTGATAAAGATGCGGTTGCAGCCACTTTATTGATTTGCGAAGTTGCGGCTCAAGCTAAAGCCAAAGGAACTTCGGTTTACAACACCTTATTACAATATTACGTAGACTTTGGTTTCTACAAAGAACATTTGGTTTCCCTTACCAAAAAAGGAAAAGAAGGATTGGCCGAAATCAATCAAATGATGGTTTCGCTACGCGAAAATCCTTTGAAAGAAATCAACGGACAAAGAGTCGTAATGGTAGAAGATTATAAATCATCAATAGCCAAAAACTTGTTTACCGGCGAAGAAGAAACAATGGATATACCAAAATCTGATGTGTTGATTTATTATACTGAAGATGGTTCTAAAATTTGCGCCAGACCAAGTGGAACTGAGCCAAAAATTAAATTTTACATCAGCGTAAAAACCGAATTAGACAGCGTTGCCAATTTTACCAAAGTGGAAGAAACTTTGAACGAAAAAATTAAAAATATAATTACTGCAATGCAGTTGAACTAA
- a CDS encoding glycosyltransferase family 2 protein — translation MNLSILIPLLNEEESLQELYTWIISVMKSNNYSYEIIFLDDGSTDESWNIISGFASENPNVKGVRFMKNFGKSQALHAGFAKAKGDVIITMDADLQDSPDEIPELFEMITKEKYDLVSGWKKKRYDSVVAKNLPSKLFNWAARKTSGVELNDFNCGLKAYKNVVVKNIEVSGEMHRYIPVLAKNAGFGRIGEKVVQHQARKYGETKFGMERFINGFLDLITIWFLSRFGKRPMHLFGAIGSLMFILGFLSAGYIGASKLYHMYMGMHYSLVTNNPWFYISLTTMVLGTQLFLAGFLGEIILRTKHNEERYKVASEVNF, via the coding sequence ATGAATTTATCAATACTCATACCGCTTCTAAACGAAGAGGAATCACTGCAAGAATTGTACACTTGGATTATTTCGGTAATGAAATCTAACAATTATAGTTATGAAATCATTTTCTTGGATGACGGAAGTACTGATGAATCCTGGAACATCATTTCTGGATTTGCCTCCGAAAATCCAAACGTAAAGGGAGTTCGGTTTATGAAGAATTTTGGAAAATCACAGGCTTTGCATGCTGGTTTTGCAAAGGCAAAAGGAGATGTCATTATCACCATGGATGCCGATTTACAAGACAGCCCTGACGAAATTCCGGAATTGTTTGAAATGATTACCAAAGAAAAATACGATTTGGTTTCGGGTTGGAAAAAGAAACGTTACGACTCTGTTGTAGCCAAAAATCTTCCTTCAAAACTATTTAATTGGGCTGCCAGAAAAACATCTGGTGTTGAACTGAACGATTTCAACTGCGGATTGAAAGCCTACAAAAATGTTGTCGTAAAAAACATTGAAGTATCTGGGGAAATGCACCGATACATCCCGGTTTTGGCCAAAAATGCCGGTTTTGGAAGAATTGGTGAAAAAGTGGTTCAGCACCAAGCCAGAAAATATGGTGAAACCAAATTTGGGATGGAGCGCTTCATCAATGGTTTCCTTGATTTGATTACGATTTGGTTCCTTTCCCGATTTGGAAAAAGACCAATGCATTTATTTGGCGCAATAGGTTCCTTAATGTTTATTCTTGGATTTTTATCAGCGGGATACATTGGAGCCTCGAAATTATACCATATGTATATGGGAATGCATTATAGCTTGGTAACCAACAATCCCTGGTTTTATATTTCCTTGACAACAATGGTTTTGGGAACACAATTGTTCTTAGCAGGATTTCTTGGAGAAATTATTTTGAGAACCAAGCACAACGAGGAACGTTACAAGGTTGCCAGCGAAGTGAATTTTTAA
- a CDS encoding DUF4199 domain-containing protein, producing MVNEIVKRNGISFGVLIGIVSALITATIYAVNINLFISGWLGASIIGIYIIISIVLLVKTKKDLKGVFPYKDAFTTYFIAAVIGIAISTLFNIILFNFIDPSLKDTLKELTAKYTVEMMKKFGTPTSAINEAMKKLNENNPYSVIELLKGSVYNIVFNSIFGLLMAAFFKSNTTQQAYK from the coding sequence ATGGTAAATGAAATTGTAAAAAGAAACGGAATAAGTTTCGGGGTACTAATCGGAATTGTTTCAGCACTAATAACAGCAACAATATATGCTGTAAACATCAATCTTTTTATTTCAGGTTGGCTTGGAGCATCCATTATTGGGATCTATATTATCATTTCTATTGTTTTATTGGTAAAAACAAAAAAAGACTTGAAAGGGGTTTTTCCTTACAAAGATGCTTTTACCACTTATTTTATTGCAGCAGTTATTGGCATAGCAATTTCAACTTTATTCAATATTATTCTGTTCAATTTTATTGATCCATCTCTCAAAGACACTTTAAAAGAATTAACGGCAAAATACACTGTAGAAATGATGAAGAAATTTGGAACCCCAACCTCTGCCATCAATGAAGCCATGAAAAAATTAAACGAAAACAACCCTTATTCAGTAATTGAATTATTAAAAGGTTCAGTTTACAATATTGTTTTCAATTCTATTTTTGGTTTATTAATGGCCGCGTTCTTTAAAAGCAACACTACACAGCAAGCATACAAATAA
- a CDS encoding type B 50S ribosomal protein L31 gives MKKGVHPENYRLVAFKDMSNDEVFITKSTAETRETIIHEGVEYPVVKMEISRTSHPFYTGKSKLIDTAGRIDKFKTKYAKHVK, from the coding sequence ATGAAAAAAGGTGTACACCCAGAAAATTACAGATTAGTTGCTTTTAAAGACATGTCAAATGACGAAGTTTTTATCACTAAATCTACTGCTGAGACTAGAGAAACTATTATTCACGAAGGTGTTGAATATCCAGTTGTAAAAATGGAGATTTCTAGAACTTCTCACCCTTTTTACACAGGTAAATCTAAACTTATCGATACTGCTGGACGTATTGATAAATTCAAAACTAAATACGCTAAACACGTTAAATAA
- a CDS encoding GlmU family protein, with product MNYILFDGPARNALLPFTFTRPVADVLVGIMTIRQKWEAHLGSTTTTVTEEYLSEKFPMVELEENVMINASYLPNSVLVEMITNLGPDQAIFRGEDVIAFYTKGEQESVDFDTYEILEYNDDCITIERTWDIFSKNDEAIREDFEFLTENKKSQPIPQSVNVIAPENIFIEEGAKLEFVTLNASTGPIYIGKDSEIMEGAVIRGPFALGNNAQVKMGSKIYGATTVGPHSRIGGEVKNAVIFANSNKGHEGYLGDSVLGEWCNIGADSNNSNLKNNYEEVKLWSYETESFVKTGLQFCGLMMGDHSKCGINTMFNTGTVVGVSANIFGSGFPRNFVPSFSWGGATGFTTYVTKKAFETARLVMGRRGVEFDEKEAAILQHVFDESKKWRND from the coding sequence ATGAACTACATACTTTTTGACGGCCCCGCTCGAAATGCTTTGTTGCCATTTACTTTTACCCGTCCAGTAGCTGATGTTCTTGTAGGAATTATGACGATTCGCCAGAAATGGGAAGCGCATTTAGGTTCTACCACAACAACAGTTACAGAGGAGTATTTGTCGGAGAAATTTCCAATGGTTGAATTGGAAGAAAATGTAATGATTAACGCTTCCTATCTGCCCAATTCAGTTTTGGTGGAAATGATTACTAATTTAGGGCCTGATCAGGCTATTTTTAGAGGAGAAGATGTTATCGCTTTTTATACAAAAGGCGAACAGGAATCAGTAGATTTTGATACTTACGAGATTCTGGAATACAATGATGATTGCATTACGATAGAGCGTACTTGGGATATTTTTTCTAAGAATGATGAAGCAATCCGTGAAGATTTTGAGTTTTTGACTGAGAATAAAAAGTCACAGCCAATACCTCAAAGTGTAAATGTAATTGCTCCAGAGAATATTTTTATTGAAGAAGGGGCAAAATTAGAATTTGTTACTTTGAATGCGTCAACAGGTCCAATATATATAGGTAAAGATTCTGAAATAATGGAAGGTGCTGTTATACGTGGACCATTTGCTTTAGGTAACAATGCACAGGTGAAAATGGGATCCAAAATTTATGGTGCAACTACCGTTGGTCCTCATTCCCGAATAGGAGGTGAGGTTAAGAATGCGGTTATTTTTGCTAATTCCAATAAGGGACATGAAGGATACCTTGGTGATTCTGTTTTAGGGGAATGGTGTAACATTGGCGCTGATAGTAATAACTCGAACCTAAAAAACAATTACGAAGAAGTGAAATTGTGGAGTTACGAAACCGAGAGTTTTGTCAAAACAGGTCTTCAGTTTTGCGGATTGATGATGGGAGATCACAGTAAATGCGGAATCAATACTATGTTCAATACCGGAACTGTAGTAGGGGTGAGTGCTAATATTTTTGGAAGTGGTTTTCCTCGTAATTTTGTGCCGAGTTTTTCTTGGGGTGGTGCAACCGGATTTACGACTTATGTGACCAAAAAAGCTTTTGAAACGGCAAGATTGGTTATGGGGCGCAGAGGTGTTGAATTTGATGAAAAAGAAGCTGCTATTTTACAGCATGTTTTTGATGAATCTAAAAAATGGAGAAATGACTAA